CGAGGTTCTCTTAACATTGACATCTTGACCCTCATCATCGCTGTTCAGTTCTGCTGCCTCATGTGCACAGATTTGAGCTTCCGCACTAACTGatgaagaaatattttccattaacagAAGGAACTCTGTAATAGTCCTTATCAAGAGATCTTTTACAAGACTTGAGAGAATTAAAGCAAACTTTTGAAAGAGACAAATAGGTTATAGCAACCAACCGGTGGAACTTGGAGCAGAGCTACTATTTTCTGCTGGACCAGCACTTGATTTTGTTGCAGTGGAAGCACGACCCCATAGATTTGCCAGAGAACCCCCAGCTGTGGAAGAGTTCTTGCTGTTCTGACCCAACTTTTTGCTCGCAGGCAAGTTAGTAACTTTTCCTGTGTCTGCAGACAGTTTGCTGGCTTGATCACGAACTCCTGCATCTTTACCTTCACTATTTGCATCCTTAAGCACATCAACCAGTTGCTCCAACTTTTTTGGCTTGTATGTTCAATCTTTCTCGGTTGTGGCGGGTTAACCTTTTGATGGACAGTATTTGATGGTCCTGAGACTCTGGCGCCATTAAGCTTTAGAGCTCCCAAGTCAAATAATTCCCTCTCTGAACTTCGACTAACAAAGGGATTAGCTACTGCATAGAACCTGAAAAATCACACAGAGAAGTCGTTGTGTTTAGTCCTTGTCAAAATATTATGTTTAGGGACACCTGCATGGATACAGATACTCAGAAACCTGAAGCAAGGCATCACACCTGTTATCTCTCAGACAATTCTCTGTGGTTGCATCCTGGCTGAAAAGCTCCTCTGCCTGCACAAATTCAGCATTCCAAAGTGCAGCTGGATCCTTCAGAGTGCCAGTTTGCACGTTATAGACTTGAACTGAGCATTCACCGTCAAATTCTTCCTTGGCTTCTGCATACACATCAAGCAAAGGAAATTTGTGggaatatacatttaatatttaGCAGGCCAGGGAATAAAGCTCACACATTCTTATAACTGTGCGAATGAACAACCATGAAGTCAACAAGGTCCCTGTTCAATTTCGAAGTTCTATCCATAAATCAAGTTGTATAAGTATCCACAAAAGAAGCGAGGCTGttcaaatctcaattcaagGCATCAATCTGTCTGCATGGAAATTTCGTAACAAATGCTTGAACTCAAGCATGCCCATCTGGCATATTATTTTGACATGACATAATTGATTATCTCAGATGGCGAAACTCATTCCTACTGCTGGCAGcccctaaaaaataattaaaaaaacctaCATATCTGGCGGTCTCTCAAAACCAACCACTATTTACATATGCAGCATATTGCCAATCGATCCATGATTTCGAAAGAAAAACTGCAAAGAAGCTCTCTTTCTTAAAAAATCTGAAAGGCGGGTTTTTAGTTATAGATGTCGAAAATAACTATCAGTCATTGCACATTTTAGCTCCTTGAGACATCATAAAATGAAGAATCAAGGGTCAAAACCAACGTAACCATACGAAAAGAGGAACTTCATTTG
The window above is part of the Eucalyptus grandis isolate ANBG69807.140 chromosome 6, ASM1654582v1, whole genome shotgun sequence genome. Proteins encoded here:
- the LOC104451548 gene encoding uncharacterized protein LOC104451548 is translated as MCQAEILGIVDDIAALVSDKLSSEAKEEFDGECSVQVYNVQTGTLKDPAALWNAEFVQAEELFSQDATTENCLRDNRFYAVANPFVSRSSERELFDLGALKLNGARDANSEGKDAGVRDQASKLSADTGKVTNLPASKKLGQNSKNSSTAGGSLANLWGRASTATKSSAGPAENSSSAPSSTVSAEAQICAHEAAELNSDDEGQDVNVKRTSKTESGRKRRVVFDFLDEEDENEDAVNLASADFPKAQSILASKESAKELVSEKKCKEDKMEFDEEEVSSSSPLHVLECIFFAVTKVVWEGEEELKKANCTTVGKSNDDRAADTTSSGTGVSALSLTARNGGRLNKDYST